From Centropristis striata isolate RG_2023a ecotype Rhode Island chromosome 16, C.striata_1.0, whole genome shotgun sequence, a single genomic window includes:
- the zc2hc1c gene encoding zinc finger C2HC domain-containing protein 1C yields MSTNTRRRHSPQGQNNTAGKRHGNGYTQAQHSVLPGGRADGVDQPFPSKPVSHRRPPNPAKQDEKITIPKQARRTLSPKEPDSHGVRKTTGSRHPRKDSHRQPSGEVQMAKAIHAKELVLQEKLWSVEEKIRQIIQKETAAGNEKGSEEQRHNRGQAQTKTRLSEQQRREPERRREMIMQERRQEDERTRGERSDIKDPKGIHQITVHKQDTNGKLNKSRWENVKEQTRGRKGGDEKDDGIYGDTGVKLQDGTEKAKERDQNITSLQQPTGNHRPEQGQLRQKDSTDASLQLLPCTICNRKFMKERLQKHVQICQKVKKSKRQVFNSSLHRTKGSAIEEFWKTHTRPESPEALKKKDQRQKQKSHTRNLHEGRLPAGTSQPKRSK; encoded by the exons TGCAGGGAAAAGACATGGCAATGGCTATACTCAAGCACAACACAGTGTTTTACCTGGTGGGAGAGCAGATGGAGTAGACCAGCCATTTCCAAGCAAGCCTGTTAGCCACAGAAGACCTCCCAACCCTgcaaaacaagatgaaaaaatCACTATTCCAAAACAAGCAAGAAGGACTTTGTCGCCCAAAGAACCTGATTCACATGGCGTCAGAAAGACCACTGGATCCCGACATCCAAGAAAAGACTCACACAGACAGCCCAGTGGAGAAGTGCAGATGGCCAAAGCAATTCATGCAAAAGAGCTCGTGCTACAGGAAAAGCTGTGGAGTGTTGaggaaaaaataagacaaataatCCAGAAAGAAACTGCTGCAGGTAATGAAAAAGGAAGTGAAGAGCAGAGGCACAACAGAGGACAAGCTCAGACAAAAACCAGGCTGtctgagcagcagaggagagaacCAGAGAGAAGACGCGAAATGATAATGCAAGAAAGAAGACAGGAGGATGAAAGGACCAGGGGGGAAAGAAGTGATATAAAAGATCCCAAAGGAATTCATCAGATCACAGTTCACAAGCAAGATACGAATGGAAAGCTCAACAAGTCGAGGTGGGAAAATGTGAAAGAGCAAAccagaggaagaaaaggaggggaTGAAAAAGATGATGGCATTTACGGTGACACAGGTGTGAAGTTACAGGATGGAACAGAGAAAGCAAAAGAGAGAGACCAAAATATAACCTCTCTACAACAACCTACAGGCAACCACAGACCAGAGCAGGGGCAgctcagacagaaagacagcaCAGACGCCAGCCTCCAGCTCCTACCGTGCACAATCTGCAACAGAAAGTTTATGAAAGAAAGATTACAGAAGCATGTCCAAATCTGTCAAAAGGTTAAGAAATCAAAACGTCAAGTCTTCAACTCCTCCCTTCATAGGACCAAGGGATCAGCCATAGAGGAGTTCTGGAAAACGCACACCAGACCTGAGAGTCCTGAG gctttaaagaaaaaggaCCAAAGACAGAAGCAGAAGTCACATACAAGGAACCTGCATGAGGGTCGACTTCCAGCTGGAACCTCACAACCAAAACGGTCCAAATGA